The following DNA comes from Nerophis ophidion isolate RoL-2023_Sa linkage group LG16, RoL_Noph_v1.0, whole genome shotgun sequence.
TGCGATGAATTTCAAAGCAAATCATATCTTTTGAGAGTAGACTTCCCAAACATTGGCTATacatctattttcaacaatatcatATCAGAACCTCAAAGAAAAACACAAAGGGTATTACAGGGTTAACACATTCTCTTTCAGTGGGAGCAATGTTGTTGATCACCCTTTTTTGCCAATTCGACAAAGTCTAGTATCAGTTTTGTTGCGGCAATTCTCAAAACAAAGGTTTGCTTAATTTTGTTCTAAGAtttggcgggccagattaaaaagaCCAACCGGCCGTAGTTTGCCCATCCctgctgtaaaacataatctatgcaacgttttgaccttagaaccaccattacatgtgatgtagaccacaagcaagTATTGTAGAAATAAAAGGTAACTGCACTTGTGTGTTAATTTGGACCAACATGCGCGTGCGTGTGGcccttgaccaagtatgctttgcattcacttgtgtgtgtgtgtttgtgtgtctaattaacatgttaaaggtgtttaaacaaatacaacaaattTTAAATGCATGTAGATTCCCTTCTTTTTTTTAGCTTGCTCTAGCTTCTCGAGTCCCGCATTTTGTTAACACAGGCAGGttagagcagcacttttattgtgaagacaggaacttaaCAGTTGGTCTTCACACTTTAAACAAGTGTTTTTCGCCTTCCTGACGGTCGTGATTTCCTTCATACTGAGCTCACACCAGCCAGCGCCATTTCCCAATACGCTCGGTTGCCGTTTATGACAATCAAGTGACCCATGTGGCgtcatagtgaagattgatgTTGGGTGATTTTTGGTAACATTTTTTCAACGCCTGGGGATCGATCACCCTAATGGGCACCTATGGTCTATGAGAATCTTGCGATTATTCTGCGAGATCTTTATTGGGTTTTTTTACGTCACAACTTTGGGAAGGACCTGACCCCTTGACACCTACACCATTCACGGCATTTTATGAAAAAAGACTTGCAGTATTCCACTGCTATCAAACATACATTTGAAACAAATATTTGTTTTCTCTTGTGTTATAAGGGGATGTTGATAGCGGTCGAAAGCTGCGAGTTGTACCTGGTGGAAGGAAAGGTACGGAGGATTGCCATGTTGGACATACAGCTCACATCCTGTGTATGTCCATATCCTCAGATGGCAAATACTTGGTGAGGACGCGGGACATTAAAGACTGAAGAGTAGCAGTGAGCTCTGAAAAAAGTTTAACCTGGTTCTCCTTTCAGGCCACTGGGGACATGAACAAGCTGATCATGATTTGGGAGGCTGAAACCTGCAAACATCTCTACAAGTTCACAGGACACAAAGGCCCCGTGTCGGTATGTCGCTTAACAAAAAGAGCAGCAAAGGATTTCACGGTGTAATTATTGTtacattgttgtttgttttccaGGGTATCTCGTTCAGGAAGGGTACTCACGACCTGTACAGCGCCTCACACGATCGCTCCGTCAAAGTGTGGAACGTAGATGAAAATGCCTACGTGGAGACTCTGTGAGTTAACGCAAATGCACACCCCGTGGGCAATTCATTAGGGACACAAAGAAAATGCTCCATTTTGATTGACACTGTCATGTCACAGACATATtcaccttagagcaggggtagggaacctatgactctagagccagatgtggctcttttgatgactgcacctggctctcagataaattttagctgacattgcttaacacgataagtaatgaataaatccgctggtaatcacagtatcaaaaataacgttcaaaatataaaaaattctcatgcattttcatccatccatccggttctaccgcacctgttcaagaagtcgcattaatggtaagaagtattttatttatttttggctagcctcagaataacaacgttattaaaaagaataatactctaaaaatgttggtctttcttaaaaatgcacgcgtgtagttgtattcagtgtgaaaaaaaaaaaaaaaagttgtatggctctcacagaaatacttttaaaaatatttggcttatatggctctctcagtcaaaaaggttcccgacccctgccttagagtgtTTAATATTGGGGTTTATGTTTCTAATGTTCTCACTAACTTTATATATTCATTCTGCATCGTTTATTGTGACATACGACACATCGCAGTAGttcaaaacatgtaatggtggaaTAAGGAAACAGAAAAATTGCAAACATTCTTACTGTCAGCTACTAGAAATACCTGATTTCTCACAAGGCGAttatctaaaattgtttttctttatGTTGTCACTGCAGCGCTTCACTTAACTACAGAGAGTAATATGTGTCTCTAAGCAAAACCTATTAGCTGGAGGCTTTGAATTTTGCATTTGCATAGttacaataataatgtattgCATAGGCACATAttacttaataactttaatatacAGTTTCACTCAAGTTTCACTCAAaacttattgtatttttttagtttataaaCCTGCTCtttgatgttttaaaaaaatatatattgaatacatttaattatttcacaaaaaatgttcgtataatgaatgtatattatgtttctaTAGTTTAGAGATTTTCTTGATAAATATATTCCCGTGGGAGGGATTGTGAAAGGCTAAGCATGACATTTTGCTTTTAAACTGAAAGGTTCAGCTTTACAGCAGGCATTTCTGTTGTGGTGATAGTATCATTATTGTCTTCACCATCAGCgtcattattattacttttattagtagtactagaatctttgggcacctcaccatTCTATTTCAATTCGGCGGTTACAATCAAATTATAAATCAATTGTTTACATGTTATCTATAAttacattgtttattattatattatattgcatATTGTTATTGTACGGTATATTATTATTGTATGTTGTAAATGTAATacatttaaagttaaaataccaatgattgtcaaacacacactaggtgtggggaaattattctctgcatttgacccatcacccttattcaccccccgggaggtgaggggagcagtgaacagcagcggtggccacgcccaggaatcatttttggtgatttaaccctgaTTATGTCTACAAGGCTCCTCCTTTGGCTATTGACCGATGAAGTATTGCGTTTTTGAATGTTTGCGTGCGTGTCTTTTTAGTATGAACTGTAGTAGCCTGCTAAGTGATGAAATAAACGTCCCTACTTGGTGAGCAGGCATAGGCATCCTTGATTTAATTTCTGTGCCTTGTAAAACCACAGAATGTTCAGACGTTTTGGCCCCATTTACCATAAAGACTTGTGTCATCTGGCTACTCCTTCGTATTTATGCCTAAAAGTGTTAGGACCTCTAACCGCACTGTTTGGATATTATTGTCTCTCCTGACTTATTCATCTACTTGCTCATTTCTTCTTAGGTGGTCACTCTGTGCTGTAAAGTGGTTCCTATTAGTCTTCTGTTGAGGTgtaaaaaacattaattattttCTGGTTTTAATACTTCCTATCCAAGCTTGCTTAGTGCCGCGGATAGTATAGTTTGTCCTTTAATCCTCccttctctgtgtgtgtgtccgtgctaACACGTACCATTAAAAGAATGTTAGCTTATAGTTAGTTACAACCAAACCGAGAACTAACGTTTACAGAATTTAAGCAATACTGCATTTTAGCATCATCTGTATTAGTTTAACATACGTAAATAATCGATGTTTGGGCATTTGTCCATCGGTAACTGATGCACCAACATTCTAATCGAGATGCATTGGAGAATCCCTCATTTCTCCAACCTGTAATTGTTATCATTATCAATGTTTCAGCTGCTGTTTTTTCCCTGAGGGGCAAAGAGGCTTTTATTTATTCAAGTGGACGAttatttggaggaaaaaaagcaAATTGCATGTGTCGATCAAATGTATTTAATCTTTTTTGCTATCATTAGTCATTATCACGTTTTGTATCGTCCTAAAGCTTTGGCCATCAGGACGCCATCACTGGACTCGACAGTTTGAGCCGAGAGCGCTGCGTCAGCACCGGCGGGCGGGACCGCACCATGCGAGTGTGGAAAATCGCGGAGGAGTCGCAGCTTGTATTCAACGGACATGAGTAAGTGCGTATCTAGGGGCCACCAGCACAGGGACCGTGATTTCCTGTTTAatactgccatgcttttattttgaagtttgcGTTGCATTGAACATGCAGTGAATGTGTAAATGCTTTATTAGTTATGTTGTTTTTTAGTGATAATAAAGTCAATGATAATATTAGTTGACCTTTTTTCCTTAGTGTTTGACATCATTTATGTCGACATCAATTTAAGTGGGAACTTCTCAGTCCGAAGAAGAATGCAGTGGACCGTGACTTGTCAACAAATGGACATAATGATGAAATATCACCATGTCTGTTTGTTGCAGGGGTTCTATTGATTGTGTCCAGCTGATTAACGAGGAGCACATGATCACGGGCGGGGACGACGGGTATGCGATGGCACCATCAACATGACTACAAATCCGTGTTTTGTCAACGCATTGTTGCTTAATGTCTTTAGCTCGGTGTCTATTTGGAACGTCAACAAGAAGAAGCCGCTCAGCACGGTAAAGCAGGCTCATGGTTGCCGTGGTGACGCCGGACTGGAGCAGCCTCACTGGGTGGCCGCTGTGGCCGCGCTTCAGAACTCCGACGTTGTAGCCTCAGGTGCTTCTGGCTGTGAGAGTACACaccgtacacacaaacacacacacacacacacacagggacatTGATTAAAGATTCAAAATGAATGCAAAAACATTCAGTAAATATCTTGCTACATGTTTGGTTGCTGAGTATTAATGTCCATGCTTCACAGGTTCCAGCAACTCTCAGGTGCAGCTGTGGAAGTGCGGTCAGAATTATCGAGGACTGCAGCCTCTCTTTAGCATCCCCTTGGTAAATAAACTTTACTCCAAATATCTTCCTCTAACGCCGGTGCTTAATTTGTGTCCTCCTTTTCTTTCCTGCTCAGGTGGGTTTTGTCAACAGCCTGAAGTTTTCACACTCTGGTCAGTTCTTGGTGGCAGGAGTAGGACAGGAACACAGGTATTTCATGCTGCCGTTTCCATAGCAACCACCTTTTATACACCAGTGTCCACTAGATGGCACTTTTGTCCTTTGTCCTCAGGGGGAAATGTGTTACTTGGTAAACACTTACTATTCAGGATTTAACTTGTGGTCATTACACTTACACCATTTTTATTAGTAGTTATTATTCATGAATTGGTATGATCAATAATTATACATGAActgattattattaatagttattaaatatttttagttatgaaattattattattggtgtTATTCCTTTTTAAGTATCATTATCTGTCATTATTGATTTATTACTGTAAGTAATTTTAATAGTTAAATTTTCTAAAGTTATTTTATTACTGTTAGTTATTGGttattcaattattattattcatgtacTTTCATACTTAGATGAAATGTATATTAGTGTCTTagttaatttatgaatatttagTTACTCATTGGTTGGTTATACAATTATTACTATTAATTAATAGTATTATTCATGTATTAGTAATTTTTCATCTATTATTTAGCATTAAATtattcttttaatttttattcatggCAGCCCGGGGCCAATACACTTGGACAAGTAGATTTTGTGCTGCCACTTTCGCGCTTGCTCATAAACACTTCATGATGGGACTGTCTGAATTCAGCTTGTTGTAACAAGTGTGTACAGTAGATTGCATCATAGGTccctttcttccatccatccattttcttaatTAACAGAAGTCATAGCAGGGGTCAATGTTGCCAACCTAGAAACGATAACCCATATATGTACAGTACTTTTTAGCAAGTTTTAcaaatgtacagtattttttaGCGAGTATTACAAGTTTGTTCAGTGTTTGGAGCAAGTTTTACAAGGGTACTGTATATTTAGCAAGTATTATACATGTGTACTGCATATTTAGCAAGTACATATATGTACCGTATATTTTGCaaatatacatgtgtacagtATTTTTAGAAATTATGACACATACGGTATATCTATTATTTTAGCAAGTGttgcacatactgtatatgtacattatTTTAGCAAGTATTCTGTATGTACGGCATTTTAGCAAATATTTTTAGCAAGTAATATGCATATCAAAAACACTCACAGGTTTGCGATTTTAAAAAAGGGCCAGAGAAGAAAGTTATTTAGCATTTCTAAGCATATTTGTTTGCTTtcatgttttttctctcttttatgCAAATTAGACAAAGATGTTGAGCTCGGATGAAGAATACATGAATGAAAATGTGTCAATAACTTGATGCTAGAATGCATGCCAGATATAAAATGTCCTACAAGCTGTTCTTACTTCATACAGGTTGGGTCGATGGTTGCGATTTAAAGAAGCCCGCAATGGAATTTGTATTATTCCTCTTCCAAGGAAACTTTCTATCCAAGAAGAAGAAAATCTGGACAACTGAACTTTTCTTTTTTACATTAAAGGCTCCTCAAAAACATACATTGGCATTTATTTCTTACTGCCAGTGCTTTCAAGTAATACCTAAATGTGACTAGCACACTCACTGGCTGTATTGACTGTGTAGTTACTTAACGGACCAATCTGCTAGACTAAAGTCACTATATTTGCACTGCAAAGGAAATGTATagcaaatatatttaatttttgaaCAAATTTTTCAATTGAAAGAAATGTGAGAGATACAACCCAGTTAAATGTGCTGAATAGTAAACGAGAAAAGAAAATATACTTTAGCTGGGGCGCTAAAATCAAAATCCTACagaattttactgcaaaattctGGCAACGGAGCTACCGGTTTTGTTATTTTAATCTACACATCTGACAAAGCAGTGaattgtgtattatatttatagcTGGGGGTGGGTCAGAGGTGCAATCACCTCCAGCaacaataaataaacacaaataattaGTGTGGAGCATTTTGATATTCCAAAAAAAGTGGTTTATTTCCATGAGTTTGAGAaaagcacatacagtatataacacaTCTAATTTTATACATGACGTCACCAGGGTTCACGTTGGAACACATGGTGTGAATCATGAAGTTTACTGCGCACAACAACAATGACCAGTTAGGACAAGGCACGGTGCAAAGTCACATGACCCTGTTCTCAACACAATTTAATACCAAAATGTATGATTCAAATCATGtggttttatttacttttttttttttattcaagtggtTGACTTCTTGTTTACACTTGTCAACATCTTTCTTAAACCTTGGCCGTACAGTCAAGTCATGtcagccacagtttgaccctggaacagattatttctgCAACAGATGCCTAACTTTTTGTACGATTTCCTACTAAATTGTTGCAAAACACGTCGAGCACATCTAAGTGCCAACATATAAGAGCATATTAAAACTGTACTCATCTATGGCAAGAAATTTGTGTCTTTGTATGCAACCAAACAGGttttgtaaaatgtattattttcaaaGAAAATACAAGTTTTGGTTACAACTCAACTGTTAAAGAACCTTTTTATTGGTCAGTATTTCTCCTCTTGTATGCTTCCATTGCCTGAAGAGCTATGCCGGCCCGTCTGAAGTCTAGAACTCCTGGTAGGGCCACCTAGGGCAGACAGGTCGACGGGTAGAGGCCAAACGAAGAGAAGCCAAGCTGGTCCTCCAGGGTGGGGGTTGGGCAATGGGCTAGTTTTTCATTCCCAGAAAAACAAATTTACTAGAAAAACAGATAAAAAAGAACAGGTTTCGGAGTACTGACTTGCCAGGTTCCTGAGGATGACAACGTCCACCAGAGCGTACTGGCCTCATTGGATCAAAGCCGAATTGAAGCCCATCGGCTGTTGACGTCACTTACCATACCTCGACGCAGGGGTAAGCAACCCGCAGCTCTCGGGCTCCATGCCATCCGGGggggctccctggagcattttgtttaaaagtattgaaatggaaaaagatgggggggaaatattttttttgatttgGTATGTTTTTTgcttgaggacaaacatgacacaaaccttcccaattgttaaaaaggccactgtttaatatgtttgtgtgtatgcttcactgatgagcgaatttggtgaacatcgttttgtcctactatttttggcggttcttgaactcaccatagtgtgaagtgaattatatttatatagcgcttttctcaaagtcaCTAAAAGTGCATGACTgtatcaatgctaacatgcaattgaggctagctgtatgtacatattgcgtcattatgactcatgtgtaggtatatttgagctcatttaatatccttttattctctttgtatataattaagttttgcatgtctcatgacatattatctgtatgttatatttgctgcatttcagatagttgtttgtgtgccatgttgttccagaccacagcaaacattacattgcttgccaaagattgtaataaatccattagaggaAGATAGCCTGccgttttctttaacttggacacacacatctatacctttggcgaTTCATAGCCagaaatttccaggagttatctcaccctctgagtagcctctgattaactaatggtttctaatgttgtaaaaatatctacaataaatattacatttcaacatttctgtctgtTCAACCTGCAACacatagttattttgatagtaggccaatatagacacatcatgtgtcaactttattataacgcttatatatgacttttaaagtgatagtaggctattatagctaaaacAGACAcgtatgtcatgtgttgccttcgttataaaACTCATataaggcttttcatttttttgcagctccagacggattaatttttttgtatttttggtccgatatggctgtctcaacgttttgggttgcagaCTCCTGCCTTAACGAATTGTAAATATAGGAAACTGGAATGTTAGAACAATGCACGTGATTGGGAATACAGAACAAGTAGCAAAAGCGAGGAACGACTATGAAATGGATGATCTGGGTATCAGTCAATTTCCGTGGACTGAATTAGATCAAATGGAATTAACGATTGGTGAAACTGTCATTTTTTCTGGCAGAGAAGAAAAATACTTGGCAGTGGGGTAGAAATAATGATGTCAATGGAGACCCATAAACAAACATAACTGCAAGGTTCTACTCTAagttcattcaattgaaaatTATTCATGTGTATGCATCAACCTTTGTGGCGGATAAAGAAGCAAAAGATGAGGTTTATGAAAAACTACAAAATGTGGTGGGAAAAGATGAACAAACATGATATGGTGCTAACTACTGTAGACTTGAATGCAAAAGCTGGAGCAATCAACAAAGATAACaataaagatcaatcaatcaaagagaaCAAAGATTCCCATGACTGAATCATGGGAATTTAGGGAACTGGTACCATCAATGAAAACGGAGAAGGACTGGTTGACGTATATGGTATGAACAATTATGTCATTACATAAACATTATTTCCACATAAGaatagccacaaaaacacatggACTTCACCAAATAAAAGACCAACAAATTAATATGATCAAATATTAGTGAACCAAAGATACATATCGTCAGCTACAAATACCAGAGGAGTGAGAGAGGCCAATGTTGGCTGCCGTCACAGACTTGTCTGAACAAGGATTAAATTGAAATTGATGCGACAAAAGCATAAATCAAGTACAAGGACAAAATACGATGTCGTGGAACTACAGGATAGTGCTGTCAAAAGCAAGTTTAGCCTAGAACTCTGAAGAACCGGATATAGAAACAAAGTGGGACCATTTTGTCCAAATTTACAACCAGACTGCAAAGGAATTTATTGGAACCAAAATACAGAACCAAAAAACCATGGACAAGTTCCGAATCTTAGAAGAAAAGGTAGAAGAAATGAAACAACtcaaaactccatccatccatccatccatcttcttccacttatccgaggtcgggtcacgggggcagcagcctaagctgggaacccagactctcctctccccagccacttcgtccagctcttcccagtgaatcccgaggcgttcccaggccagccgggagacatagtcttcccaacgtgtcctgggtcttccctgtggcctcccaccggttggagatgcccgaaacacccccctagggaggcgttcgggtggcatcctgaccagatgcccgaaccacctcatctggctcctctcgatgtggatgagcagcggctttactttgagctcctcccggatgacagaacttctcaccctatctccaagggagagccccgccacccggcggaggaagctcatttcggcgcttctacccgtgatcttatcttttcggtcataatccaaaactcatggccataggtgaggatgggaacgtagatcgaccggtaaattgagagctttgccttccggctcagctccttcttcaccacaacggatcgatacagcgtccgcattactgaagacgcaccgatccgcctgtcgatctcacgatccactcttccctcactcgtgaacaagactccgaggttcttgaactcctccacttggggcagggtcgtctccccaacccggagatggcacttcacccttttccgggcgagaaccttggactcagacttggaggtgctgattctcatcccagtctcttcacactcggctgcgaaccgatccagtgagagctgaagatactggccagatgaagccatcagaaccacatcatctg
Coding sequences within:
- the LOC133535403 gene encoding U3 small nucleolar RNA-interacting protein 2-like isoform X2 — its product is MSSSFFIKTSKKNKLAKTGKNATKNKHKGDGDLAGKVKSKKQNKYNEEISSDSEGESPVVGKKRQSKEEPEYDETPQEKKLRLAKLYLNQLKDEENKAEDESFETDLIAGRLQEEVLEQKGKLQRFIAKDLLPPDASEIRLLRGHKLPITCLVISPDDKSIFSAAKDCSIIKWDVDSGRKLRVVPGGRKGTEDCHVGHTAHILCMSISSDGKYLATGDMNKLIMIWEAETCKHLYKFTGHKGPVSGISFRKGTHDLYSASHDRSVKVWNVDENAYVETLFGHQDAITGLDSLSRERCVSTGGRDRTMRVWKIAEESQLVFNGHEGSIDCVQLINEEHMITGGDDGSVSIWNVNKKKPLSTVKQAHGCRGDAGLEQPHWVAAVAALQNSDVVASGSSNSQVQLWKCGQNYRGLQPLFSIPLVGFVNSLKFSHSGQFLVAGVGQEHRLGRWLRFKEARNGICIIPLPRKLSIQEEENLDN
- the LOC133535403 gene encoding U3 small nucleolar RNA-interacting protein 2-like isoform X1, yielding MSSSFFIKTSKKNKLAKTGKNATKNKHKGDGDLAGKVKSKKQNKYNEEISSDSEGESPVVGKKRQSKEEPEYDETPQEKKLRLAKLYLNQLKDEENKAEDESFETDLIAGRLQEEVLEQKGKLQRFIAKDLLPPDASEIRLLRGHKLPITCLVISPDDKSIFSAAKDCSIIKWDVDSGRKLRVVPGGRKGTEDCHVGHTAHILCMSISSDGKYLATGDMNKLIMIWEAETCKHLYKFTGHKGPVSGISFRKGTHDLYSASHDRSVKVWNVDENAYVETLFGHQDAITGLDSLSRERCVSTGGRDRTMRVWKIAEESQLVFNGHEGSIDCVQLINEEHMITGGDDGSVSIWNVNKKKPLSTVKQAHGCRGDAGLEQPHWVAAVAALQNSDVVASGASGCSSNSQVQLWKCGQNYRGLQPLFSIPLVGFVNSLKFSHSGQFLVAGVGQEHRLGRWLRFKEARNGICIIPLPRKLSIQEEENLDN